A stretch of Lathyrus oleraceus cultivar Zhongwan6 chromosome 6, CAAS_Psat_ZW6_1.0, whole genome shotgun sequence DNA encodes these proteins:
- the LOC127095441 gene encoding uncharacterized protein LOC127095441, translated as MESSKRNIYSFKFKDHDLRSLRSLVSQMHLVYRINSRKNYGNLLSILNQQVDHTALITLAQFYDLPLRCFTFQDFQLAPTLEEFERLVRIPMKDKSLFEGTYESLPLEDIASALHMDEKEAKDNLETKGNTKGFSLNFILERAHTLLKAESWDACYSAIALAIYGIVLFPNMDGFVDMTAICVFLTGNPVPTLLADVYYHISHRYTKKKGLIACCAPLLYQWFIEHLPKTGAWVEQTDISWPQRLGSLRSEDLSWYSKENINADIIFSCGDFPNLPLIGTQGCINANPVLSLRQLGYPMEGPLEANSLEDFLLLDFGVENPSLFQRIKEAWKNINRKGKAELGKANRITKEPYFQWVKERVQIIKMSFVIRTPIPLPEPKLTHVPIEEMEELKTAMAKLEKENEELQIKLQQTINEKNNMKWDLERKEAQLQAHVEKFNKEEHKRNKIKVGLEQADHCLDTLKGQLRQAQKECQDNERWWHLATKENKTIRTTLGAQIKELTNSVCHAKAEVDQERRLKKIATEAYRVSPTVWEEKCREVRDVRESVSY; from the coding sequence atggaatcaagcaaaagaaacatttacTCCTTCAAGTTCAAAGATCACGATCTAAGGAGCTTACGTAGCCTGGTCTCTCAGATGCACCTTGTATACAGAATCAACTCTAGAAAGAATTATGGTAATTTGCTCAGCATCCTCAATCAACAAGTGGACCATACAGCCTTGATCACTTTAGCCCAATTTTATGACttacctttaagatgcttcacattccaagacttccaGCTAGCACCAACGTTGGAAGAATTCGAGCGTCTTGTTAGGATTCCTATGAAGGACAAGTCACTATTTGAAGGGACATATGAATCTTTGCCCCTCGAGGACATTGCTAGTGCGCTACACATGGATGAAAAGGAAGCAAAAGACAATTTAGAGACCAAAGGAAATACCAAAGGGTTTTCACTAAATTTTATTTTGGAAAGAGCTCATACCCTATTGAAGGCAGAAAGTTGGGATGCTTGTTACTCTGCTATTGCATTGGCTATCTATGGCATCGTCCTGTTCCCTAATATGGATGGTTTCGTAGACATGACTGCGATTTGTGTTTTCCTTACTGGGAACCCAGTACCCACTTTGTTAGCCGATGTCTATTATCACATAAGTCATAGGTATACTAAGAAGAAGGGGttgattgcttgttgtgctcctttattGTATCAGTGGTTTATAGAACATCTTCCGAAGACAGGTGCTTGGGTTGAACAGACAGATATTAGTTGGCCTCAGAGATTGGGATCACTCCGATCTGAAGATCTCTCTTGGTACTCGAAAGAAAATATCAACGCAGACATCATATTCAGTTGTGGAGATTTCCCAAATCTACCGCTCATTGGAACTCAAGGATGTATAAATGCTAATCCAGTTCTATCTCTCAGACAACTCGGTTACCCAATGGAAGGCCCTCTAGAGGCAAATTCTTTGGAAGATTTCTTGTTACTTGACTTTGGGGTTGAGAATCCTAGCTTATTCCAGCGAATCAAAGAAGCTTGGAAGAATATCAATCGAAAAGGGAAAGCTGAGTTAGGGAAAGCAAATAggattacaaaagaaccatattttcagtgggtaaaggaaagggtgCAAATAATTAAAATGTCATTTGTCATTCGGACACCTATACCTCTTCCCgaacctaagctcacccatgtccctattgaagaaatggaggaactCAAGACCGCCATGGCAAAGttagaaaaagagaatgaagagctgCAGATAAAACTCCAGCAAACCATCAATGAGAAAAACAATATGAAGTGGGATCTTGAGAGAAAAGAGGCACAACTTCAAGCCCACGTGGAAAAGTTCAACAAGGAGGAGCATAAGAGAAATAAGATCAAAGTGGGATTAGAACAGGCTGATCATTGTTTGGATACTCTTAAGGGTCAACTACGACAAGCtcagaaagaatgtcaagacaatgagCGTTGGTGGCATCTAGCCACAAAGGAGAATAAGACAATAAGGACtacacttggggctcagataaaGGAACTCACCAATTCTGTTTGTCATGCAAAAGCTGAAGTAGATCAGGAGCGTCGACTCAAGAAAATAGCCACTGAAGCTTATAGGGTGTCACCCACGGTATGGGAGGAGAAGTGTCGAGAAGTAAGAGATGTCAGGGAGTCTGTAAGCTATTGA
- the LOC127095442 gene encoding uncharacterized protein LOC127095442 yields the protein MTGIFVHTLKDTFFDGLVSSAASDFTHLVTIGDRIEKGLRDRKIHGAVTTSSAPKKYSGGFPKKREGEINAISKNYKGKQQASFGQVAVVVPIPYQQPMQQQQMYQPQHLQHHQQQNTAPPRQFKPRPPRRQFDPLPVPYSQIFPYLQKEGLLTLRELKPVVFPYPPGYDANAHCKFHMGAPGHTLENCFAFQNRVQDLIEAKVVSFTPRRPNVNTNPMSMHKDAFVSAIKESDEGKLICKVEEIQTPITMIGAQLLKSGLILKELVEEENNEGLRSFIQQMLDRGELQITYRVKSKRQGEIDVVDIPYDEVKVEIPISLLVIEFPAPFEYKDEKAVPWIYQPRAFKQGQEDKPLMINEPNVTSIMGPAGMTRSGRVFAPRTTDTSKRAKGKEHVVQIPIPNQGMQDLHLSPKAVVTREEAEEFLIKRHAEDEFDKAANRRDKYEAQHPNSKGI from the exons ATGACTGGGATATTTGTACACACCTTGAAGGACACATTCTTTGATGGATTAGTTAGCAGTGCCGCATCTGACTTCACACATCTAGTTACGATTGGAGACCGTATAGAAAAGGGATTGAGGGATAGAAAGATTCATGGAGCAGTGACAACATCTAGCGCACCAAAGAAATATTCTGGAGGCTTCCCaaagaaaagagaaggtgaaaTAAACGCCATATCCAAGAACTATAAAGGAAAGCAACAAGCTTCATTTGGTCAAGTCGCTGTCGTGGTACCTATACCCTATCAACAACCAATGCAGCAACAACAAatgtatcaaccacaacatcTACAACATCATCAGCAGCAAAATACCGCACCACCAAGACAGTTCAagccaagacctccaagaagacaatttgatcctctaccagtaccttatagtCAGATATTCCCATATCTGCAGAAGGAGGGCCTTCTAACATTGAGGGAGTTAAAACCAGTTGTTTTTCCGTATCCACCTGGATACGACGCTAATGCCCATTGTAAGTTTCACATGGGAGCACCCGGTCATACCTTGGAAAACTGTTTCGCATTTCAGAATCgagtacaagacttgatcgaagccAAGGTCGTTTCTTTCACTCCAAGACGCCCGAACGTGAATACCAACCCTATGTCGATGCATAAGGATGCTTTCGTCAGTGCCATTAAGGAGAGTGATGAAGGCAAACTGATCTgtaaggttgaagagattcaaacccctatcaccaTGATAGGAGCACAATTGCTGAAGAGTGGTCTAATCCTGAAAGAGCTGGTTGAGGAAGAGAATAATGAAGGGTTGAGGagttttatacaacaaatgctgGATCGAGGCGAGTTACAGATAACTTACCGTGTCAAGAGCAAGCGCCAGGGAGAGATAGACGTGGTAGATATCCCCTATGATGAGGTCAAAGTAGAAATACCTATAAGCCTGTTGGTGATAGAGTTCCCAGCACCATTCGAATATAAAGATGAGAAGGCAGTCCCATGGATATATCAacccagagcttttaagcaggggcaGGAAGATAAACCTTTAATGATTAACGAACCAAATGTCACTTCAATTATGGGGCCAGCAGGAATGACGCGCAGTGGCCGAGTGTTCGCACCAAGAACTACTGATACTTCTAAGAGAGCTAAAGGGAAGGAGCATGTTGTCCAGATCCCTATCCCTAATCAGGGGATGCAAGACTTGCACCTGTCTCCTAAAGCGGTTGTTACTCGTGAGGAGGCTGAGGA gttCCTCATTAAACGTCATGCCGAAGACGAATTTGATAAAGCTGCCAATAGAAGGGATAAGTATGAAGCCCAACACCCTAATAGTAAAggcatttga